A region of Paenimyroides aestuarii DNA encodes the following proteins:
- a CDS encoding helix-turn-helix transcriptional regulator: MKNYIKIERARHNFTQGDLAEKVGVSRQTINSIETKRYIPSAVLALKIAQIFNIPVENLFELEDDD, encoded by the coding sequence ATGAAGAATTACATAAAAATAGAACGTGCCCGACACAATTTCACTCAAGGCGATTTAGCAGAAAAAGTAGGAGTTTCACGTCAAACCATAAATTCAATCGAAACAAAAAGATACATTCCATCTGCTGTTTTGGCGTTAAAAATAGCCCAAATATTCAATATCCCTGTTGAAAATCTTTTTGAGTTGGAAGATGATGATTAA
- a CDS encoding copper resistance protein NlpE, giving the protein MKKIIFTISLLGGVLISCNKEKTTDTTVTTDTLQQQTTASDTMNHDGHNANNSLDWAGTYEATLPCADCPGIKTTITLKTDGTYEYTATYLDKDFVNKSTGEIMWHNNGSVVHLKDKDNKENDMQLKVIENGLIGLDTEGNEIEGALKEHYNYKKVM; this is encoded by the coding sequence ATGAAAAAGATTATTTTTACTATTAGTTTATTGGGCGGTGTGTTGATTTCTTGTAATAAAGAAAAAACTACAGACACTACAGTTACCACCGACACGCTTCAACAACAAACAACTGCTTCTGATACCATGAACCATGATGGACACAACGCCAACAATTCATTGGATTGGGCAGGAACTTACGAAGCGACATTACCTTGTGCAGATTGCCCGGGAATTAAAACAACTATAACACTGAAAACCGATGGAACCTATGAATATACCGCAACATATTTAGACAAAGATTTTGTGAATAAAAGTACGGGTGAAATCATGTGGCACAACAACGGCTCAGTGGTTCACTTAAAAGACAAAGACAATAAAGAAAACGATATGCAGCTGAAAGTTATTGAAAATGGCTTGATTGGTTTAGATACCGAAGGCAATGAAATAGAAGGTGCATTGAAAGAACATTACAATTACAAAAAAGTGATGTAA
- a CDS encoding DUF1697 domain-containing protein, whose protein sequence is MNTYIIFLRAVNVSGKNIIKMADLKVALIEIGFKSVITYIQSGNVVLKSNAEKAVVEQQIKQLIQERFLLDIAVFCLDVQEVETALQNNPFPADAPNNKVFITFMKNIPSEDALHALTTAFQLGNDAFKILHKLLYFYVVDGMGASKMNTNFFEKKLQTIATGRNLNTIRKVIAYAQSI, encoded by the coding sequence ATGAATACATACATCATTTTCCTGAGAGCTGTAAATGTTTCAGGCAAAAACATCATTAAAATGGCCGATTTGAAAGTTGCTTTAATTGAAATTGGTTTCAAAAGTGTGATTACCTATATTCAAAGCGGAAATGTGGTCTTAAAAAGCAATGCGGAAAAAGCAGTTGTGGAACAGCAAATAAAGCAGCTTATTCAAGAACGTTTTTTACTGGATATTGCTGTATTTTGTTTGGATGTGCAGGAAGTGGAAACCGCTTTGCAAAACAATCCATTTCCGGCTGATGCTCCCAACAACAAAGTATTTATTACATTTATGAAGAATATTCCTTCGGAAGATGCGTTGCATGCCTTAACCACCGCCTTTCAACTTGGAAACGACGCTTTTAAAATACTGCATAAGTTGCTTTATTTTTATGTGGTTGATGGAATGGGTGCTTCGAAAATGAACACCAACTTTTTTGAAAAAAAACTGCAAACAATTGCCACAGGCAGAAACCTCAACACCATTCGAAAGGTAATTGCATATGCACAATCCATCTAA